In the Necator americanus strain Aroian chromosome X, whole genome shotgun sequence genome, TTTGTTCGCACACTAAGGCAGCGCAAAGTTTTcaaatcccacttttcgtctttttcctttcatttagTCTCTACTTTGCAGCTCCGTTAATCTCCAAAACTGAGTTCAGATTGAAGGAATCCAAACAGAACTCTTGAAACACATGATATACTTTCAATTTGGAAAGCTGGTTGTCCtctttatggattttttttttctcaaaaaaaaaagcaactcctaaaaaggaaaaacggaaaaagaacTTTCGTCATTGTCTTATGCAATTACATGTTCCAACaatataataagtaatttACAAAGTTGAGCTTGTcacagcatttcgagttgaatgGTGTTGTCTTCAAAACTATTTGAGACTCTTTGTCCTCTGGAAGACTCCATGCTGGCTATTTTCGCATCGCATCCAGGGCTTGCTTAGAACACTATCGGCAATACTGCTACAGCATTGGAAGGGTAACATTACGTGGATGTTTATGTTTAAAACAAACTATGAATCAGTCCTTTCCAAATTTTATGCaagacattaaaggcatcaccccacgaatctgaggtggtgcagatttcaggtggagtattcgtatacgtgatgggagactatggagaggggggtgagtccgtccatttcttcctaattgccgtaaaaaacggtccgcaagatgtggcgccgcataaggctggcgcgctccagtcgaactccctgtagaaaatagtgcgccagaacgcctgaagccgtatcttccgggcttttttttacggcaattaggaagaaatggacggaatcaccctcctctccatagtctcccatcccgtatacaaatacaccacctgaaatccgtaccacctcagattcgtggagtgatgcctttaaaggctaGTCGAATTCTAAGGGtgttgaaaagttgaaaattgttAATTAATATGATCGCTCCCGTTCAGCTGTCAGGCAATTTAAAATATTGTCTAGACTCTCCTTTAAGCActtgttttgtgttttatgTCCTCTAACAATAATCATCCCCTCATTTTTCTAGATCATTCATTACTGTTGTTGTTCAACAACAGACTCTAACCTCGAATACTTCACGTGGAAACGAGCTACCTACCTGTCAGTAATAAATCCAACATTGGAGGATGAACAGCCGCCATGTTGAGAGTGTTGATGAGTCCAATAATTCTATTCCTTATACATTCTCCAAAATTTGGAGAAGATCAATTCATTAagttgtttaaaaataaatatgcgaCGCCGACCTAATGTTGCCCTTCTATGGGTGCAGTAGGCCGGCCCTGGCTGAGCTGCGAAAATACCCTGGCCGCAGAGtcttaaagaaaataatctcGAATCGTTTCGAAAATGGCACCAATCCATCAACTCGATATGCTATAGcaatgtcaatttttttttgcgaattaaTCAGTATAGTACTGAAGTAGTTGCATAGAATTTGGCCGATAGTCCCATCTCCTGTACCGATGTTTGAAGGTTGCTTTGGTCTGGAGAAACTTTTGATGTTCGTTTCTTTGCAGTAAAAGTTTGTAAAGTTAGTCTTCAAGTATATGCGAAATACCTTCAAGAAATCCTGGAGTCATCGACTTCATTAGCACCCCatatcttgatttttttttgattttttatatcAATTTCATTACTATTACATGTGTACTACCAAATTTTGTGGGTTTTCATCCGTTCATCTGGTTTCAATCTGGCTAGCCTCGTTTAGTAACACGGCAATTTCAAATCCTTGATTTGTGCGGAATatgtcattttcatttccatctaCAATCCCTGAAAAATACATCCTGAATACTACCTATTTATGGGAAGAACGCAACAACGGGAATTTCCCTAAACACTGTCTTTAACTTGCACACTTGAGGTTTTTCGTAGGTGTACACAGTCCACAAACCAGTTATGATAGGAAATATGATCCGTGTTCGGTGAATTTCTGTTGTGGCCATTAGAAGGATCGTTTCAAAGGTAAAACTGATCTTATTTCACAACCACACTTTTATTTGAAAGACTTAAATTCCAGAaactatcgaaaaaaaaaatcactcggGACCATTCAAAAATCACTATTTTCTTGcgtgttttgttttgtgagtAAACTCAATCCTGCCCTTTCGTTCTCTGCCTAGTGCGTTTTTCTAGAATTCGACTAATTCCTACCTACAGGTGGCCAATTAGTGCTGTTCCTGGCattttttttgacgatttccagaatttttgggAACATCTAGTggttaaaaaaatcaacatcgaTCACTTTATTAGCAGAACGTTTAGGTGTTTGCTCATACCCAGGTATTCTTTATTCATCATaaaatattaggttgttcggatataaacgagactttcgactcaaactttcaTACATCACAAAATGTTTTATAAGAAGTCTTTATTCCAAACAATATTCTCCACAACTATCAACAACGCTTCGCCAGCGATCATGCAGGTTGCGAATGCCGTCCTCAAAGAATTTGGTTGGCTGTGAGACGAGGTATGATGCGACCCAAGATCGGACTTCGTCGATattgttgaactttttctccGACAATTCGTGATGCATCGATCGAAATAGATGGTAGTCCGAAGGAGCCAAGTCCGGACTATACGGCGGATGCGGCAAACTTTTCAGCCcaactcttcgattttttttttctatttacggacagctttattttcatcactccATTTTTGAGAAACCCATTTGCCGCACCGATTTGTCTTCCCGACTGCATGTAAATGCTCGTCAATTGTCGAATTCGAACATCCGAACTCTAGGGCaagttttcttgtagtttGTGTCGGATCAGACtcgatcgccttcttcagtaaTTCGTCGTCTACCACTTGAGGACGACGTCGgtgttcttcgtcttctaAGCTCTCATTCCCATTTTCAAAGCGTTGAAATCATTTGTAGCATTGACTTCGCGAAATCacatcttcaataaaataaaaataaaaaataaataaataaataaaattttattcttatgaaataaaagttttttatgaaataaaaaaaaaatattacagaaatcaaaaataaacaaaaaagaaagtaaaatatcagaaaaacgccaggaacaaaatggaaccAAAACTGTCCAAATTGCTGTTCGAAATTCGTAAAGTTtcgaaagtctcgtttatatccgaacaacctaatacAACGTTGCACAATCATttagaaaactgcaaaatcaATGTATCGGGTGGAATTTTATTCAGGATATCTGTGTTCACTTTGTATATAAAAGTACAATCGGATATATCTTGAACTCGTAATATCAAATAACAGTAAAGAAAGAATAGGAAATTCTTATGGAAGAGTTTCTCCGGAGTTGTGGCACTTATGACGCGATTTTCCAGTTTTCGTTGGTTTAAAACGAATTTTGTACGAGTGCatgcaaattttcaaagtacTTTCTCTAGAATAACATACAATCAACACACTGGTTTTCTACTAGTGAGATGTGAAGCATCGAGCATTCCTTCTCAATTATTCTTAGTCATATTTGTTTCCTTCACTTACGTTGAAATAAAATCCTTTCACAATTTGTTACAGtgttacagaaaaagaaaacaaggaaatcaAATCAACAAAACCACAACAACAGCGATTTCAGGATCATCACGTTTTTCATAAACCAGTTATGAATCCATTTAATCTCTGCATTCTAGCATAAGAATATGGGATTAGCGatatttttgctcaaaaaaacatcttcaatCTATCTAGGTCATCCTCACTCTAACCATACCATCAATACATGCAAAATATACtgcgaatgaacgaatgaacgaacAAGTTCATTAGAAGCACAATATGGTTCATAAAGATAGCAACGAGCTCACCCTCAAAGAAGTGTTCAGATCAGAATTGTTCCCTCTTGCAACCACTGCACATAAGGAAATCGAAGGAGTCCAGAACATGAGCAAGTAACGCAAAACGAATTAGTACCAAACGTGGATGGTGATTCTAAGTTCCTGAAACAGGATACGAATATTTCACTAATGGACTCGATCAATATTCTACGAAAAACGCTATCTTCCATTTTCCATTGTATTCCGTATATCGGACAGTTACGTATCTAAATGAggtaaaaaattttgtttttcgtaCTTATCAATGATCCTGCCTCAATACGCCGTTTTCACACATAGATTACCATCGATAACACTCTTGCCGATCAGTGACTGAGTCGTTTCGTTAAATTGCACATTGTTCGTTGTGTATCGTCCTTTGATATCGTCCCTTACTTATTCAAAATTACTAATATTTTGAGTGAACATCAGGGGGCGTGATCTTTTTGATCTAGCAGAGAGCCAGAAAATGATTATACTGCATGGTATTGTTTGTGTAGCAACGTGATAAGCAGCAACATTCGTTTTATCATAAGTCATTATCATTTTAATTGCACTTTGTGGACGTTTCTCTTCGTGCGATACTCCTACAACCCAATCAGTGTTGTTTTGCGCGTTTTAGTCTCATCGTATTGTTCGCTTCACAGTCTCTTTCTTcattaagaaaaatgtttacCTTAAAATCTATACTTCAATTatatcttgttttttcttcgcttggAACGTAAAACTTCCGACTCTAGTCGTCTCACCtcttataaattatttttttaaaggatttacCTCTTTCCAAGCAAAAATCTTAGGACATCTTAATTATTCAAATAGATACATATAATCACATTTTCAAGAGGAGGACGGATTTTATCTAGTTATTCAACTACTTCCTTACATACTCATTCATAACCAAATTACTTGtcattcaatttattttgtgGCATTAAATGTTTAAACGTTAGGAATCACTCACCGATTATATATAGTACCACTCTGAACGTCCGACCTTTATACTTTTCGTGATATTCTCttcgttccacgtcagatcacgtcaactgttggctactactCAAGCGGCCGTTTGCATCCCTGCTTCTaatatgtgaagaaaagaCGTTAGAAAACTGGCAagcgtgcaaggaaatagacacgcggaggaatCAGATAGGTGAAACGCAACTCGTGCAGTCGCTATGAAgtcggctatgaaacggttcacaacgtctcatttaaaggcatcaccccacgaatctgaagtgatacggatttcaggtagattTCAGGTTTCGTATAcagtatagtagattatgtagagggggatgattccgtccatctcttcctaattgccgtaaaaaacggccgggaagatacggcttcgggcgttccggagcgctatttcCTAAAAGaagttcgagtggagcgcgccagccttgtgcacgcaccgcatcttccgggccgttttttacggcaattaggaagaaatggacggaatcaccctcttctccacaatctaccatcccgtatacgaatactccacctggaatccgtatcacctcagattcgtggggtgatgcctttaatctttgCCAAATCCATATAAATTACTTCAGCGACACTACCGCACTATGACACATCAACTACAATGCAACTGAACCCATCCCAACCCAATATACCGCTTTGCGTGGCCCGGCGCAGCAATCCGGCGATATGAGACCCGTCTCACTccaattttatagctttccGGCGCTGCCGCCCCAGTGCGATGCCGTGAGACTCCTCTtgctctctttttggaatttcgtgactgacacatgTTCACACATACATAACAtcatattttgagaaaatgatCCAATGGTAGAGTGGTCTCCTATCGGGTGGGTGACGATGGTTCTTTCCCCACCGGTGTAGATTTTTGCATCGTTATGGAGTATTTACGTGATgcgcacatacacacacggaccaagcgcgttattatatagcatgatgattACGGCGTGAAGCTTTCTAACCTATTTCTAATCCGACTTTGTCTTTCTGAAATTTATGTTTAAAAGTAGTGTTCTGAAGTTCAATGTAAAAACCACATCTTTCTGTTTTCATATGAAAGCTAAACCAATTTCTGGTATATATACCAGAAACTGAATGAATTTATAGGGATAGATTCTTTCGAAATCTACTCATAAACATTGGTAAAAATAGCCCGTTAATTCTTTTCTGTTGGAGTACAAATACTGAGAtactactgattttttttcgaaatgaagATGATTTGTGCTCAAAGCGTGTGACTAACTCTACAGCGACTTCCGTTGTCAGCGGACTGATATTATCGTCCGACGCGAATGTCTGCATCTTCGAGTGCGTCATCCTTGAGCAAAGCTCTCCCCACCTTTTTTATCTCCAGtaagagcttgcacagaatcaatccattcgttgcTACCCCATATTCTGCggaaccttacgtctcgcatGAACTACCTATGCACGGCTAGTGTTCTtaagtcctctttcaccacctcagttcaGCACCTCCTCCTTCGACCTGGTGGCATCTTGCAActtgaacccgacaaactgCTCAAAacacgttgaacaaggcgatctgttggtctccttaatatatgatcAAAGAGGCAAAGTCGAGTTTCTGCAGCCACTTTTcaccggtataccacatcgaCTTCCGCGTGAAGATATTCATTGTGGCGTACCCTAGGcgaaaagtagccaagcagccgTTTAAGCAGCTCGGATCCGTTGGAGTCGATCTTCGCCACCGTTGTAGGTGGTGCTGGTGAAGTCTCCGATTCGTACATCATGACAGGGCGAATAACGAATGGATAGACTTGCAGCTTGAGTGGAAGTGGACCATAAACACTTTGTCAAGAAGTTTAATGCAGAACAGGACTTAGCGTATCTTTGCTGTAAATcactctcgtagctgccagcCCAGGTAGCAGAACTCATCTACGAATTTGTTCGCCTAGCCTTCTGCCTTGATTCCTGTTGACGTTCCTAAAGAAACCCACATTTGCTCACATTTATGAAGGCGCAGGCCTAATCCATAGAGTGCTGATAGTTTCGATACAAGGTCGataacatgttgaagtttcatGCTGCTTCCCCCAAATGTAACAATATCGTCGGTgcactcgagatcggtcaaggagCGTTTTGATGGTGCTAAGGCGATGTCACCAGGATACTGCTCTACTGTCTTTTGAATAAGATCGTTGATAGCAAAGTTAAACAGGAGGGGTCACACCACCTCGTGTCCCTTGTCTTACTACACTTACCAcatcaaacggtgttgtacatacGGCTGGTGtttgaactgcagcagttgttcgttgatttatgtcatcaagcaagtgaacgaactttcctggtactccatcggcgcgtagcgcgttgagaagacggccttggtgaggagagtcgaacgcggcttcaaagtccaaaaAGGCCAATTGCATTGATTTGGAATACCGCTACTACGTTTCGATCACTCTTCTGATGACCTGGTCTATCGCAGACGAGCCAGGACAAAAGCCAGAGTAAAGTGGGCTAAGATATCTCGTTTTGTATTCATGTGCACTCCGAACGGAGATCCACGAAAATTGAAGGATGAACAGAACAACGAACAAAATCTTGAAGAaatgcgacaaaaaaaatcaaatttgttcCTGTTCTGTCCTATTGTGCAGGTGAATTTTAATTGACGTATATGAGATTGGACCTTCCCACAACTCTACCCTGAGTGAACTCAGCCGCTCTATCTAGACTTccgcgatatctctgtgtgccttttgctgcactgcaggaaacacgcatgagagatgggcccgtcatcagcatcgaaaattacaccatatactgcggcaatgctgatgagaacaaagtaggtgctGGTGGAGGAATTACCTCAACGCCGTCTAGATGCACCGTTCTACGACTGCTGGATCGCAGAGGAattaaactctggatcgtaagtgctcacgcacctacggaaaccccTGACGACAAAactaaggacgccttctatgacgaactcaatgcgttgatgtttaaaataccaagccaccagatggtcattgtcggaatcgacgcaaatttGAAGATGGAACATGAACAACAGTCCGATGTGGTTGGAAAATGATGCTGTTCAACAGAGCACACGCATACGGATAACGGTagccgtctggtcgacttacGTGAGCAGACGAGCCTCATCATCACTTCCACATTTAAGTGGAATCATCGGCTtcatcagcttacgtggcaagggtcaaccctttaaacgcctgaagagcagcgcaagcggaagatgaagactcttaagcttcaactcgactacgttctggcgaagAACATTCCTTAGTCAGATATacaaaaatctagagctgtttgggacgtcgcgttcgactctgaccaccgtctagttcttctcagcttcaagatacggttccacaagagaaactgTGGAGTTCCTCCTCAAGCGAacatcgacatggcaggtctgaaagacgatgaatgcagaaaaaaatccgccaAAATGTCTCTATTCATGTTGAAGTagggaccaggaagaagcttagcgatgcggattccttcacaaaaagcatccaggacgctagaggaacgctcccggttctatggccgtggaagaagtttgcctttgcatctgcggaaacaaaatccgcGTATAATTCTGTACGTGTCGCGCGCAGTGCTGGTGACTTCAatcaggaaaagcgtcttagaaggaagctgcatcgtcaactgcaacaagaccgcgataaggagtggacgtcaagagcgaagtagtttgaaaaggcgtgggaggacaagagtccgcggaaagcctacgctctactaaaacagtatagcggcaaaatgaaaagatgctctcctgtcctcaacactgccaatggagtagctgtcggtgaagcaacccttccaatttggagggaacacttcaggaccttgctgaaccggccatcaccgtcagctcctgaactcgagcacgtttatagaccgacatatgcggttaacgagagccaccgaccgagtcgga is a window encoding:
- a CDS encoding hypothetical protein (NECATOR_CHRX.G25573.T1); protein product: MQLAFLDFEAAFDSPHQGRLLNALRADGVPGKFVHLLDDINQRTTAAVQTPAVCTTPFDVLQVYPFVIRPVMMYESETSPAPPTTVAKIDSNGSELLKRLLGYFSPRETNRSPCSTCFEQFVGFKLQDATRSKEEVLN
- a CDS encoding hypothetical protein (NECATOR_CHRX.G25573.T2), translating into MQLAFLDFEAAFDSPHQGRLLNALRADGVPGKFVHLLDDINQRTTAAVQTPAVCTTPFDVTVEQYPGDIALAPSKRSLTDLECTDDIVTFGGSSMKLQHVIDLVSKLSALYGLGLRLHKCEQIVYGPLPLKLQVYPFVIRPVMMYESETSPAPPTTVAKIDSNGSELLKRLLGYFSPRVRHNEYLHAEVDVETNRSPCSTCFEQFVGFKLQDATRSKEEVLN
- a CDS encoding hypothetical protein (NECATOR_CHRX.G25574.T1) gives rise to the protein MRDGPVISIENYTIYCGNADENKVGAGGGITSTPSRCTVLRLLDRRGIKLWIVSAHAPTETPDDKTKDAFYDELNALMFKIPSHQMVIVGIDANLKMEHEQQSDVVGK